A window of the Sulfitobacter sp. THAF37 genome harbors these coding sequences:
- a CDS encoding cation transporter, producing the protein MERRTLWIVLALNIGLAVAFFATGAFGDSSALIANGLDNLSDSFVYAISLFALSRSAKWKRGAANVSGGLLILFAAGILYDAWRRYIGGSDPLGTIMIAMALIAAAINAVCVWLLAKLKNPNVNIRAANTFSYNDFAANLGIVVAGGLVAWLGTNWPDLVVGVIVAGIAAWGGIDILRDAHGEHHKAVHTDK; encoded by the coding sequence ATGGAGAGACGGACGCTTTGGATCGTTCTGGCGCTCAATATCGGTTTGGCCGTGGCTTTTTTCGCAACAGGCGCCTTCGGCGACTCAAGTGCCCTGATCGCCAACGGGCTCGATAACCTCTCCGACAGCTTCGTCTACGCGATCAGCCTTTTCGCTTTGTCCCGATCCGCCAAATGGAAACGCGGGGCGGCGAACGTTTCCGGCGGGCTGCTGATCCTGTTCGCTGCAGGCATCCTCTACGATGCGTGGCGCCGCTACATCGGTGGGTCAGATCCGCTCGGGACGATCATGATTGCAATGGCCCTGATCGCGGCGGCTATCAACGCAGTCTGCGTTTGGCTGCTCGCTAAGCTCAAAAATCCAAACGTCAATATCCGCGCGGCCAACACCTTCAGTTACAACGATTTCGCCGCGAACCTCGGGATCGTCGTGGCCGGTGGCCTCGTCGCTTGGCTAGGAACCAACTGGCCGGACCTTGTCGTCGGTGTGATCGTCGCCGGGATCGCGGCCTGGGGCGGTATCGACATCCTGCGCGACGCACACGGCGAACACCACAAAGCGGTTCACACGGACAAATAG
- a CDS encoding helix-turn-helix domain-containing protein, which translates to MLTIGTLSKKTGTKVQTIRYYEQIGLMPEPGRTEGGQRRYDNAQLDRLSFIRHSRQLGFSLDAIRELLDLSDHPNRPCDEADAIARRQLKQVEQRMARLKALRTELKRMVHECSGGRTGDCKVLEVLRDHSECLTEHEEIGA; encoded by the coding sequence ATGCTCACGATCGGTACTCTGTCAAAGAAGACTGGCACGAAGGTGCAGACCATCCGGTACTACGAACAGATTGGGCTCATGCCCGAACCTGGCAGGACCGAAGGCGGGCAGAGGCGCTACGACAATGCACAGCTCGACCGGCTGTCCTTCATCCGCCATTCGCGACAACTCGGTTTCTCGCTCGATGCGATCCGCGAGCTGCTCGACCTCAGCGACCATCCCAACCGGCCCTGTGATGAGGCTGATGCCATCGCGCGTCGCCAGCTCAAACAGGTGGAGCAGCGCATGGCCCGCCTGAAGGCGCTGCGCACGGAACTGAAACGCATGGTTCACGAATGCAGCGGCGGGCGGACGGGAGATTGCAAGGTGCTTGAGGTGTTGCGGGACCATTCGGAATGCTTGACCGAACACGAGGAAATCGGGGCCTGA
- a CDS encoding SCO family protein → MAGVAALAFVWLLLWSDYRADSARTDAEPPFFAEFELTDHQGMVRTEEDFAGRWMLVFFGFTNCPDVCPTTLSEVAAVMDGLGDDAAKVQPIFITIDPERDTPAALAEYVPLFDAGFIGLTGTPEQIAATSETFPIFFERVEEAAAPDGYTMGHTSHLFLFDPDAGFADSWPYGTSAEEILADLEERI, encoded by the coding sequence TTGGCAGGCGTGGCAGCGCTTGCTTTCGTATGGCTTTTGCTCTGGTCCGATTATCGTGCCGATAGCGCCCGAACCGACGCCGAACCGCCTTTTTTCGCTGAGTTCGAACTGACGGACCACCAGGGTATGGTTCGAACCGAGGAGGACTTTGCGGGGCGCTGGATGCTGGTTTTTTTCGGCTTTACCAACTGCCCCGACGTCTGCCCGACGACCCTATCCGAGGTCGCGGCGGTGATGGACGGTCTGGGCGACGATGCCGCCAAGGTCCAGCCGATTTTCATAACAATCGACCCTGAACGAGACACGCCCGCAGCACTCGCCGAATACGTCCCGCTGTTCGATGCGGGCTTCATCGGGCTGACCGGCACGCCGGAACAGATCGCCGCCACATCCGAGACCTTTCCGATCTTCTTCGAACGCGTCGAAGAGGCTGCGGCGCCGGATGGTTACACGATGGGCCACACGTCGCATCTGTTCCTCTTCGATCCCGACGCGGGCTTCGCCGACTCGTGGCCCTACGGCACCTCCGCCGAAGAGATCCTCGCCGATCTGGAAGAGAGGATCTGA
- a CDS encoding disulfide bond formation protein B, whose translation MNRMSGETALGLAWIIALVASLAVLFIGEVLGQTPCVLCWFQRAFMFPLAIVLGLGLWWRDGRVGRYGIALALGGGAIALWHMGLYVGLVPERVLPCTATGPSCTDDNQLVFGIPIPLMALAAFALIGALSALSLKDTRT comes from the coding sequence ATGAACCGTATGTCCGGAGAAACAGCCCTCGGGCTGGCGTGGATCATCGCGCTCGTCGCCTCGCTTGCCGTGCTTTTCATCGGCGAGGTGCTGGGGCAGACGCCCTGTGTGCTGTGCTGGTTCCAGCGCGCCTTCATGTTCCCCTTGGCCATTGTCCTCGGGCTCGGCCTTTGGTGGCGGGACGGCCGCGTGGGGCGCTACGGCATCGCATTGGCGCTTGGCGGCGGCGCAATCGCCCTCTGGCACATGGGGCTGTACGTCGGTCTTGTTCCCGAACGCGTCCTGCCCTGCACGGCCACCGGCCCCTCTTGCACCGATGACAACCAACTGGTCTTCGGCATCCCTATCCCGCTGATGGCGCTCGCCGCCTTCGCGCTGATCGGGGCGCTGTCGGCCCTTTCATTAAAGGACACACGAACATGA
- a CDS encoding thioredoxin domain-containing protein, which translates to MNRRGLILSVLALGAAGFGGATWFANRPGPVAEAEPVAPELAEAMIRPYSPILGPADAPVTIVEFFDPACEACRAFHPIVKDIMAEHGDAVRVVIRYTPFHGAASEEAIRVLEAARMQGVFEPVLEVVLREQPRWASHGAPEPGLILEIVATAGLDTEAARTQMLAPDVVAILNQDRADVETVGIRQTPTFFVNGKPLDPFGEAELRRLVAAEVAAAQS; encoded by the coding sequence ATGAATCGACGCGGCCTGATCCTGTCCGTTCTTGCCCTCGGCGCCGCCGGTTTCGGCGGAGCCACCTGGTTTGCAAACCGCCCCGGCCCAGTGGCCGAAGCGGAGCCCGTTGCTCCGGAACTTGCGGAGGCGATGATCCGCCCCTACTCGCCCATCCTCGGGCCTGCGGATGCGCCCGTCACGATCGTCGAATTCTTCGATCCGGCCTGCGAGGCCTGTCGCGCCTTTCATCCCATCGTGAAGGACATCATGGCCGAGCATGGGGATGCTGTCCGCGTCGTGATCCGCTACACGCCCTTCCACGGCGCGGCATCCGAGGAAGCGATCCGCGTGCTCGAGGCGGCGCGCATGCAGGGCGTCTTTGAGCCGGTTCTCGAAGTGGTATTGCGGGAACAGCCAAGATGGGCGTCGCACGGAGCACCCGAGCCGGGACTGATCCTGGAGATCGTCGCAACGGCGGGCCTCGATACGGAAGCCGCCCGCACGCAGATGCTAGCGCCGGACGTGGTGGCGATCCTGAATCAGGATCGTGCCGACGTCGAGACCGTGGGAATTCGCCAGACGCCCACATTCTTCGTGAACGGCAAGCCGCTCGATCCATTCGGAGAGGCAGAATTGCGTCGTCTGGTGGCTGCCGAAGTCGCTGCCGCGCAAAGCTGA
- a CDS encoding copper chaperone PCu(A)C, whose translation MKKYILTSTLAALLTLGGFSAPALAGPEDVVVENAWSRASIGMNRPGAAYMTIRNTGDEPVTLIGLTTPLAMMPEIHETKTNAEGVSSMSPAGEIAIAPGESVALEPGGLHAMLMRLQEPMTEGDTFPLTLLFDDGGEVTVEVPILGIAARGPED comes from the coding sequence ATGAAAAAGTATATTCTGACCAGCACACTGGCGGCGCTTTTGACCCTTGGAGGGTTCTCAGCGCCCGCGCTGGCCGGACCCGAGGATGTTGTCGTCGAGAACGCGTGGTCCCGCGCCTCCATCGGGATGAACCGTCCCGGGGCCGCTTACATGACGATCCGCAACACTGGCGACGAGCCAGTGACGCTGATCGGCCTTACAACTCCGCTCGCGATGATGCCCGAAATTCACGAGACGAAGACAAATGCCGAGGGTGTGAGTTCCATGAGCCCGGCGGGGGAGATCGCGATCGCCCCGGGCGAGAGCGTCGCGCTCGAACCGGGGGGCCTGCACGCAATGCTGATGCGGCTACAAGAACCGATGACGGAAGGGGACACCTTTCCGCTGACCCTGCTTTTCGACGACGGAGGCGAAGTGACGGTCGAGGTGCCGATCCTCGGCATCGCCGCGCGGGGGCCAGAGGACTGA
- a CDS encoding SCO family protein, which yields MRRRAILGYGAAGVGAVALMLFVGWWQVDGPGGPEPVGQRPVALTEMDFRLTDHEGNAVGPETLIGRPTMAFFGFTYCPDVCPTTLSDISGWLDDLGDEADEMNVVFITVDPERDTVETMAEYVGYFHPGIRGWTGPEEQIARVADGFHATYERVPTESGDYTMNHSASVFLFAASGRFVTMIDYHEPREFAVPKIRRALEEEMEGAT from the coding sequence ATGCGGCGACGGGCGATCCTGGGGTACGGCGCGGCTGGTGTCGGGGCGGTCGCCCTGATGCTCTTCGTCGGTTGGTGGCAGGTCGATGGACCCGGTGGACCCGAACCTGTCGGGCAGCGGCCTGTGGCCCTGACCGAAATGGATTTCCGTCTGACGGATCATGAGGGCAACGCGGTCGGGCCAGAAACCCTGATCGGTCGCCCGACGATGGCGTTCTTCGGCTTCACCTACTGTCCCGATGTCTGCCCGACCACGCTCTCGGACATTTCGGGATGGCTCGACGATCTGGGAGACGAGGCCGACGAGATGAACGTGGTTTTCATCACGGTCGATCCCGAGCGCGACACTGTCGAAACGATGGCCGAATACGTCGGCTACTTCCATCCTGGGATACGTGGCTGGACGGGACCGGAAGAGCAGATCGCGCGCGTCGCGGACGGCTTCCACGCCACCTACGAAAGGGTGCCGACGGAGAGCGGCGATTACACGATGAACCACAGCGCGAGCGTCTTCCTGTTCGCAGCCTCTGGGCGGTTCGTCACCATGATCGACTATCACGAACCCAGAGAATTCGCGGTGCCGAAAATTCGCCGCGCGCTGGAAGAAGAAATGGAGGGGGCGACATGA
- a CDS encoding M23 family metallopeptidase, with translation MRLRTLAACVAIAGTVSGAAIVISGVFSKEPVPPKLALAGNWMPQGPEAPQNVDIPVTLPATAWAEDAPDIGPLPLLQVAFADRPMRAIEPPLSTWSRNIAPGETLDFLLSEAGLAAPDRAEVALALGAEYDLRRLRPGHSVTVASTMDGSPRTVSLAVEDGVRIEVVFGEQLSTQVVAPDPEIVTLAGEAVINSSIFAALDEAGIPARFSVDLAQMLGGTVDFRREMAGGETLRLLWREARVGEDRIGQPELAFAALDIGGSLYEIVWPDDGSGQATIYVDGEVLRVFAQPVEGARLSSVFGRRTHPVFGNVRMHTGVDFAAARGTPVQATAPGRVNFIGWRGGYGRVVEILHGSDTMTRYAHLSAVPEDLAQGQRVAAGDVIGRVGASGTATGPNLHYEVLVDGRPTDPLSDDRLAEAAESDADDTAALSRLAEARALLNENLGSEIAKTTTERL, from the coding sequence ATGAGGCTCAGAACTTTGGCGGCTTGTGTCGCAATTGCGGGGACGGTTTCCGGGGCAGCTATCGTCATCTCCGGTGTTTTCTCGAAAGAACCCGTGCCGCCGAAACTTGCCTTGGCAGGTAATTGGATGCCCCAAGGTCCTGAAGCCCCCCAGAACGTTGACATCCCCGTGACGCTGCCCGCGACGGCATGGGCAGAAGATGCACCCGACATCGGCCCCCTGCCCCTTCTGCAGGTCGCGTTTGCCGACAGGCCCATGCGGGCGATCGAGCCACCCCTGTCGACATGGTCGCGCAACATTGCACCTGGCGAGACGCTCGATTTCTTGCTGTCTGAAGCTGGTCTTGCGGCACCTGACAGAGCCGAAGTTGCCCTCGCGCTTGGCGCGGAATACGATCTGCGACGGCTGCGGCCGGGGCACTCGGTCACTGTTGCTTCGACCATGGACGGCAGCCCCCGCACCGTCTCACTCGCCGTCGAGGACGGGGTTCGGATCGAGGTGGTTTTCGGCGAGCAGTTGTCCACACAGGTCGTGGCTCCGGATCCGGAGATCGTAACCCTTGCCGGCGAAGCCGTGATCAACAGCTCGATCTTCGCGGCACTCGACGAAGCCGGCATACCCGCCCGTTTTTCCGTGGACCTTGCGCAGATGCTGGGTGGGACCGTGGATTTCCGCCGCGAGATGGCCGGCGGCGAAACACTAAGGCTTCTCTGGCGTGAGGCGCGGGTCGGCGAGGACAGGATCGGACAGCCCGAACTCGCCTTCGCCGCACTGGACATCGGCGGTTCGCTCTACGAGATCGTATGGCCTGACGATGGCAGCGGTCAGGCGACGATCTACGTCGATGGCGAGGTGCTGCGCGTCTTCGCACAGCCGGTCGAGGGTGCGCGCCTCAGCTCGGTGTTCGGGCGCCGCACGCATCCGGTCTTTGGCAACGTCCGGATGCACACCGGCGTCGATTTTGCAGCGGCACGTGGGACACCGGTTCAAGCGACGGCACCGGGGCGGGTCAATTTCATCGGCTGGCGCGGCGGATATGGTCGCGTGGTCGAAATCTTGCACGGCTCCGACACCATGACGCGCTACGCGCATCTGAGCGCCGTGCCGGAAGACTTGGCACAAGGTCAACGCGTTGCGGCGGGAGACGTGATCGGCCGCGTCGGCGCGAGTGGCACGGCGACAGGTCCGAACCTGCACTATGAGGTGCTCGTGGATGGGCGCCCGACTGACCCCCTCTCTGACGACCGGCTCGCCGAAGCGGCCGAGAGCGATGCGGATGATACCGCCGCGCTCTCGCGTCTGGCCGAGGCGCGGGCGCTTCTGAATGAAAACCTCGGCAGCGAGATTGCCAAAACGACAACCGAAAGGCTCTGA
- a CDS encoding DUF411 domain-containing protein, giving the protein MKRMTQALAITLALFPAAQALAEATAIDVRKTNGCGCCLSWMKHLEENGFVPTGQDIFGGLLVRFKLDNGVPQRMVSCHTALIDGYVIEGHVPAADIRRLLEERPDAVGLAVPGMPYGSPGMGPEDDREAYDVFLIRKDGSTEVFSRYAEG; this is encoded by the coding sequence ATGAAACGCATGACCCAAGCTCTTGCCATCACGCTCGCCCTGTTCCCAGCGGCCCAGGCCCTCGCAGAGGCAACGGCGATCGACGTCCGCAAGACCAACGGATGCGGCTGCTGCCTCTCGTGGATGAAACATCTCGAAGAGAACGGGTTTGTGCCGACCGGCCAGGACATTTTCGGCGGGCTTCTCGTGCGCTTCAAGCTAGACAACGGCGTGCCGCAGCGCATGGTCTCCTGCCACACCGCGCTCATTGACGGCTACGTGATCGAGGGCCATGTACCGGCCGCTGACATCCGCCGCCTTCTCGAGGAGCGCCCGGACGCCGTCGGCCTCGCTGTTCCGGGGATGCCCTACGGCTCGCCCGGCATGGGGCCAGAAGACGACCGCGAGGCCTATGATGTCTTCCTCATCCGCAAGGACGGGTCGACGGAAGTCTTTTCGAGATACGCCGAAGGATAA
- a CDS encoding TniQ family protein: MGEACLEHSAPTHRGVRVTVNPLPRRPPPVSDELLSSWIGRLARANHCSVEELCGYLGLGQGRVPEHAGDLGHVNWARLCPAVQQTRDEIAAMTLPDTTHHPAQCVSSDDFQSCANCSKQTSGLVLRHWRFAWSLTCENCGRPLVARHPADGLSNRLRVRAARGAALLKTAVAAADLRHMQRISHTLCLLQVLELVYSVPLTSRCQLERSIALAAVDVCSARPLLGVAILLRGNEQAFWDLRRAFPQRRRLIEKVRKLSMNLDMRLPRRRRQESSPVDRSARATSPKKTSAQALDAARQAISELGADADRQALLARADAIWKRQSCVSH, from the coding sequence ATGGGCGAAGCATGCTTGGAGCATTCCGCGCCAACCCATCGCGGAGTTCGGGTGACCGTGAACCCATTGCCGCGTCGACCGCCACCGGTATCCGACGAGCTTCTCTCGAGCTGGATCGGGCGGTTGGCCCGGGCCAATCATTGTTCCGTCGAAGAGCTTTGCGGCTATCTCGGTTTGGGGCAGGGCAGGGTGCCGGAGCATGCGGGTGACCTTGGGCATGTGAACTGGGCTCGGCTATGTCCGGCGGTTCAGCAGACCCGGGATGAGATCGCGGCCATGACCCTCCCGGACACGACGCATCATCCCGCTCAATGCGTATCTAGCGATGACTTCCAAAGTTGCGCAAACTGCTCGAAACAAACCTCGGGACTGGTCCTGCGCCACTGGCGCTTCGCCTGGTCGCTGACTTGCGAAAACTGTGGTCGACCTCTTGTGGCGAGGCATCCGGCCGATGGTCTATCAAACAGGCTACGTGTCCGCGCCGCTCGGGGCGCGGCATTGCTGAAGACGGCGGTTGCCGCCGCCGATCTGAGGCACATGCAGCGGATCAGCCATACGCTGTGCCTCTTACAAGTACTTGAGTTGGTATACAGCGTGCCACTCACGTCGCGGTGTCAACTGGAGCGGTCAATAGCACTCGCAGCTGTCGATGTCTGCTCAGCCCGTCCATTATTGGGAGTGGCCATCTTGCTGCGCGGAAATGAACAAGCATTCTGGGATCTCCGACGCGCCTTTCCTCAGCGCAGACGTTTGATTGAGAAGGTGCGCAAGCTGTCGATGAACCTCGATATGCGACTTCCGCGAAGACGTCGGCAGGAAAGCAGTCCCGTTGACCGATCTGCCAGGGCGACGTCGCCCAAAAAGACGTCTGCGCAGGCCCTAGACGCTGCCCGTCAGGCCATCTCCGAGCTCGGTGCCGATGCAGATCGTCAAGCGCTTCTGGCACGAGCCGATGCAATCTGGAAGCGCCAAAGCTGTGTCAGCCACTGA
- a CDS encoding TniB family NTP-binding protein: MTPEERIDRIRSDHWIAFDRATIVLNRLTSLMEMPQQSRMPGLMVYGSSGIGKTMIAKRMASKYPTQYNAELGITKTPILLVQAPPAPDERRFYQHILSTIGAPMWGRHTVSELEVRALSHLRDMDLKMLMIDEVHNLLAGSYREQRRFLNMLRFLANDLCASLVVFGVNEALEAVRGDDQLARRLDEHYLPLWEDDVEFSRLIQTLIAAMALEQRSGLTVASLRTILKVTGGVTSRVFIMIKSLAIDAIETGEERITDEAVQAWQPVWAKHAWSIPRQPIAEFG; encoded by the coding sequence ATGACCCCAGAAGAAAGAATTGACCGCATCCGCAGCGATCATTGGATCGCATTCGACCGTGCCACGATTGTTCTCAACCGATTGACGTCCCTGATGGAAATGCCGCAGCAGAGCCGGATGCCTGGCCTGATGGTCTATGGCAGTTCCGGTATTGGCAAGACGATGATCGCCAAGCGCATGGCCAGCAAGTATCCGACGCAGTACAACGCAGAACTGGGCATCACGAAGACCCCCATCCTGCTGGTTCAGGCGCCGCCAGCGCCGGACGAGCGACGCTTCTACCAGCACATCCTTTCGACGATCGGGGCGCCGATGTGGGGGCGGCATACCGTGTCCGAACTTGAGGTCCGCGCGCTCAGTCATCTTCGGGATATGGACCTGAAGATGCTGATGATCGACGAGGTGCACAATCTGCTTGCCGGTAGTTACCGGGAGCAACGCCGGTTCCTGAACATGCTGCGGTTCTTGGCCAACGATCTCTGTGCCTCGCTTGTCGTTTTCGGTGTCAACGAAGCGCTCGAGGCCGTCCGCGGTGACGACCAACTGGCCCGTCGCCTGGACGAACACTACCTGCCGCTCTGGGAGGACGACGTGGAGTTCTCTCGGCTCATCCAAACGCTGATTGCCGCGATGGCACTTGAGCAGCGGTCGGGCCTCACGGTTGCGTCGCTTCGGACAATCCTGAAAGTGACGGGCGGTGTGACCTCGCGCGTGTTCATCATGATCAAGTCCTTGGCCATCGATGCGATCGAGACGGGTGAGGAGCGGATCACCGATGAGGCCGTTCAGGCCTGGCAGCCGGTATGGGCGAAGCATGCTTGGAGCATTCCGCGCCAACCCATCGCGGAGTTCGGGTGA
- a CDS encoding Mu transposase C-terminal domain-containing protein has product MVSERLAKHRAAVLRPILELEKKGEPISAAIGDAAWELGLAKSHTWSLYRRLRENDGRAAALELSRRGPKPGSKRIAREVEDLIDERLRRYYLVRERSSFLRIWREIRSECEAKGFQPPARKTLKARLDAMDEKEIVRKRRGAKEANKTFAARPGRLAVGTPLEIVQIDHTLADIILVDHVDRRPLARPYLTVAIDVATRIVLGVFVSFDAPSVLSIALCLDHCVRRKSIHVPGKLEELVWPTSGIPKAIHVDNAQEFHSDAFSSACEDWGIAVEYRPPGATHFGGHIERLIGTAMGAVHVLPGTTQSSAAEKGDYDSEKHAALTLAEFEDWLHLEICRYHNTRHEALGRTPLAAWADLGGDTAGRQVVDVEAFRTSFLPFELRQLGRTGITLFGVHYWSDAFASLVGRGSGKVQVKYDPRDLSQVWVLVNDGRMIPARYRDLSHPRISLWESRRARKEWQDRHGGRINEKALFQVIDAQRRLAEAARQKTRTARLESERETRLPKHQPRRDPSREMFAIDTGNPDLPTYPIEEFDDPRRKN; this is encoded by the coding sequence GTGGTCAGCGAGCGTCTTGCAAAACATCGAGCAGCAGTCCTCCGTCCGATCCTGGAACTTGAGAAGAAGGGTGAGCCGATCAGTGCGGCAATCGGAGATGCTGCTTGGGAACTAGGTTTGGCGAAGAGCCACACCTGGTCGCTTTACCGCCGTTTGCGCGAGAACGATGGGCGGGCCGCAGCACTGGAACTCAGTCGCCGGGGGCCGAAACCGGGGTCGAAACGGATCGCGCGAGAAGTCGAAGACCTCATCGATGAACGCCTACGGCGCTATTATCTGGTCCGCGAACGCTCCAGCTTTCTGCGAATTTGGCGTGAGATCCGTTCGGAATGCGAGGCAAAGGGCTTCCAGCCACCGGCACGAAAAACGCTGAAAGCTCGGCTCGATGCAATGGACGAGAAAGAGATTGTTAGAAAGCGCCGTGGTGCCAAGGAGGCGAACAAGACTTTTGCGGCACGTCCGGGCCGGCTTGCGGTTGGAACGCCACTGGAAATTGTTCAGATCGATCACACCTTGGCCGACATCATTTTGGTCGATCACGTGGATCGGCGACCGCTTGCGCGCCCATATTTGACGGTAGCCATCGATGTTGCAACCCGGATCGTTCTCGGGGTCTTCGTCAGCTTTGATGCACCATCAGTTCTTTCGATCGCGCTCTGCCTCGATCATTGTGTGCGTCGGAAATCGATCCACGTCCCAGGGAAGCTGGAAGAATTGGTCTGGCCGACATCCGGCATCCCGAAGGCGATCCATGTCGATAACGCGCAGGAGTTCCACAGCGACGCCTTCTCATCGGCCTGCGAAGATTGGGGCATTGCCGTCGAGTACCGCCCGCCTGGTGCAACGCACTTCGGAGGTCATATCGAACGTTTGATCGGAACGGCCATGGGGGCTGTTCATGTTTTGCCCGGGACCACGCAATCCTCCGCTGCCGAGAAGGGCGATTATGACAGCGAGAAACATGCGGCTCTGACCCTGGCCGAGTTCGAGGACTGGCTTCATCTGGAGATTTGCCGCTACCACAATACCCGCCACGAAGCCCTCGGGCGAACGCCGCTGGCCGCTTGGGCTGACTTGGGCGGAGACACTGCGGGGCGGCAGGTTGTCGATGTCGAAGCCTTCCGGACAAGCTTCCTGCCTTTTGAGTTGCGCCAGCTCGGGCGCACTGGGATCACTCTCTTTGGGGTGCACTACTGGAGTGATGCCTTCGCGTCGTTGGTCGGACGGGGCAGCGGCAAGGTGCAGGTGAAGTACGACCCGCGGGACCTGTCGCAGGTCTGGGTTCTCGTCAATGATGGCCGCATGATCCCGGCTCGGTATCGGGATCTGAGCCACCCTCGGATATCGCTTTGGGAAAGTCGTCGGGCGCGGAAGGAATGGCAAGACAGGCATGGCGGTCGGATCAACGAGAAGGCCTTGTTCCAGGTGATCGACGCGCAGAGACGACTGGCCGAGGCGGCGCGTCAGAAGACAAGGACCGCCCGTCTGGAGAGCGAACGCGAGACGCGGCTTCCCAAGCACCAGCCGCGCCGCGATCCGTCCCGAGAAATGTTCGCCATCGACACTGGTAACCCAGACCTCCCCACTTATCCGATTGAAGAGTTTGATGACCCCAGAAGAAAGAATTGA
- a CDS encoding DUF2235 domain-containing protein, protein MTAIDEDRADFPRVGWASKAAAIETKDREPKWLKQVWFPGCHSDIGGSYPEAESRLSDIALDWMVDELKDCVPSIQINENVLNRAPDPLGLQHREDAMVAFGPLRIRWKKGIRAVGDDFPLHPSVEERMRAKAVAQCGEVKPYRPAQLKERRDLKFYYDE, encoded by the coding sequence GTGACAGCGATCGACGAAGACCGTGCTGACTTTCCAAGGGTTGGATGGGCATCGAAGGCGGCCGCGATTGAGACCAAAGATCGAGAGCCGAAGTGGTTGAAGCAGGTCTGGTTCCCGGGCTGTCATAGCGACATCGGTGGAAGCTATCCTGAGGCAGAGTCCCGCCTGAGCGATATCGCCCTCGATTGGATGGTCGACGAATTGAAAGACTGCGTGCCGTCGATCCAGATCAACGAGAACGTCTTGAACCGCGCCCCTGACCCTCTGGGTTTGCAGCACCGCGAAGACGCGATGGTAGCATTTGGCCCCCTCCGCATCCGCTGGAAGAAGGGAATTCGCGCAGTTGGCGACGACTTCCCGCTCCATCCTTCAGTCGAAGAGCGCATGCGAGCCAAGGCCGTCGCCCAGTGTGGCGAGGTCAAACCCTACCGACCTGCCCAATTGAAAGAGCGACGCGACTTGAAATTCTACTACGACGAATAG